In candidate division WOR-3 bacterium, a single window of DNA contains:
- a CDS encoding lipoate--protein ligase family protein, producing MGYEGLVIVSPAQPLVSVGYFQDTEKEVDLDYCNKTNISVMRREVGGGATYLDGDQIFYQVIWNAKSVKFPRNVKEIFHYLSVPPCRTYRKFGINASFRAENDIVTDSGKKIAGEGGGDIGDSMVFVGGILMDFDYKTMSRVLKVPDEKFRDKIYKSMEENLTTMKRELGTIPSRTDIKRVLIENFEKIMGRLEPVEIDNTTISKIKEIEQWFMSDSFLHKKTPRIPQGVKIKEGIEILYGLYKARGGLIRSAEEIENKKKIRDIVVSGDFNLFPKEALSDVENALRNKDFDEEVIKREIARTYEKKKIESPGVAPEDIAKTITEAK from the coding sequence ATGGGCTATGAAGGATTGGTGATCGTGTCACCTGCCCAACCACTGGTGAGCGTTGGCTACTTCCAGGATACGGAAAAAGAAGTCGACCTGGATTACTGCAATAAAACGAACATTTCCGTAATGCGCAGGGAGGTCGGCGGAGGTGCCACATATCTCGATGGTGACCAGATCTTCTATCAGGTCATATGGAATGCCAAGAGTGTCAAATTCCCTCGTAACGTAAAGGAAATCTTCCACTATCTATCAGTACCTCCTTGCAGGACATACAGGAAGTTTGGCATAAATGCAAGTTTCCGTGCCGAGAATGATATCGTAACTGACAGTGGCAAGAAGATCGCGGGCGAAGGCGGGGGCGATATCGGTGACTCAATGGTTTTTGTCGGCGGCATATTGATGGATTTTGACTACAAGACCATGAGCCGCGTCCTCAAAGTTCCGGACGAAAAATTCCGCGATAAAATATACAAAAGCATGGAAGAGAATCTTACAACGATGAAACGTGAACTCGGCACTATCCCTTCAAGAACCGATATCAAGCGGGTACTCATCGAAAATTTTGAGAAGATCATGGGACGATTGGAACCAGTGGAGATCGACAATACAACCATTTCGAAGATCAAAGAGATCGAGCAATGGTTCATGTCTGATTCTTTCCTGCACAAAAAGACCCCTCGCATTCCGCAAGGAGTCAAGATCAAAGAGGGCATCGAAATACTCTACGGACTGTACAAGGCGAGAGGTGGCCTGATCAGAAGCGCTGAGGAGATCGAAAATAAGAAAAAGATCAGAGATATTGTCGTCTCCGGAGATTTCAATCTGTTTCCTAAAGAAGCTCTGAGCGATGTGGAGAACGCGCTCAGAAACAAGGATTTCGATGAAGAAGTCATCAAGAGGGAAATCGCGCGAACTTACGAAAAGAAGAAGATCGAGTCGCCGGGCGTCGCACCCGAGGATATCGCGAAGACCATAACTGAAGCGAAATAG